A portion of the Gaiellales bacterium genome contains these proteins:
- a CDS encoding cytochrome P450 — protein sequence MATTSEVPYFDVSDPEFSVSSAEVLAARERSWYARTNFGIAVLRYEQTSALLKDRRLRQGSFAWPEQHGITDGLLHRWWSLLMLSVEGDDHRRLRRLANPAFSRALMEEMVPGFKLLAGELVDTFAGRGRCEFVSEFAEPYSARVLCRLVGLAESRWRDLSHWSTDIGLAFGVTIARDRERIEAGLRNMYGLADELIAERRRTPGGDVISALVQAHDDEGRLSHEELEAMITLIVFGGMDTTKNQLGLALQLFIDHPDQWELLAREPELGPRAVEEVIRWNPTVVWTTRRAVEDLTVEGLDIPAGTTMHLLSPPANTDPLAVGDEPFDITVERRAHFGFGGGAHHCLGHWLARIDMREALPILARRLHRPRLERAPMLRPISGVTGPVELPITFDPGVDA from the coding sequence ATGGCGACGACCTCCGAGGTGCCGTACTTCGACGTCTCCGACCCCGAGTTCTCGGTGTCGTCGGCGGAGGTGCTCGCGGCCCGGGAGCGCAGCTGGTACGCCCGCACGAACTTCGGCATCGCCGTGCTGCGCTACGAGCAGACGAGCGCGCTCCTGAAGGACCGGCGGCTGCGCCAGGGCAGCTTCGCCTGGCCCGAGCAGCACGGGATCACCGACGGCCTGCTGCACCGCTGGTGGTCGCTGCTCATGCTGAGCGTCGAGGGCGACGACCACCGCCGCCTGCGCCGGCTCGCGAACCCGGCCTTCTCCCGCGCGCTGATGGAGGAGATGGTGCCGGGCTTCAAGCTGCTCGCCGGCGAGCTGGTCGACACGTTTGCCGGCCGCGGCCGCTGCGAGTTCGTCTCGGAGTTCGCCGAGCCCTACTCGGCCCGCGTGCTCTGCCGCCTGGTCGGCCTCGCCGAGTCGCGCTGGCGCGACCTCTCGCACTGGTCGACGGACATCGGCCTTGCGTTCGGGGTGACGATCGCCCGCGACCGGGAGCGGATCGAAGCCGGCCTGCGCAACATGTACGGCCTGGCCGACGAGCTGATCGCCGAGCGCCGCCGCACCCCGGGCGGCGACGTGATCTCGGCGCTCGTCCAGGCCCACGACGACGAGGGCCGCCTCTCGCACGAGGAGCTCGAGGCCATGATCACGCTGATCGTGTTCGGCGGCATGGACACGACCAAGAACCAGCTCGGTCTGGCGCTGCAGCTCTTCATCGATCACCCCGACCAGTGGGAGCTGCTCGCCCGTGAGCCCGAGCTCGGGCCGCGCGCCGTCGAGGAGGTCATCCGCTGGAACCCGACCGTGGTCTGGACGACCCGGCGGGCGGTGGAAGACCTGACGGTCGAGGGCCTCGACATCCCGGCCGGCACGACCATGCACCTCCTCAGCCCGCCCGCGAACACCGACCCGCTGGCCGTCGGCGACGAGCCGTTCGACATCACGGTCGAGCGCCGCGCCCACTTCGGCTTCGGCGGCGGCGCCCACCACTGCCTCGGCCACTGGCTGGCCCGCATCGACATGCGCGAGGCCCTGCCGATCCTGGCCCGGCGGCTGCATCGGCCGCGGCTCGAGCGGGCGCCGATGCTGCGGCCCATCAGCGGCGTCACCGGGCCGGTCGAGCTCCCGATCACCTTCGACCCTGGAGTTGACGCATGA
- the fdhD gene encoding formate dehydrogenase accessory sulfurtransferase FdhD produces MSAPARAGNVTRTRLTAVELGDGRRRTADALATEEPLEIRVDSPGMEQRRVAVTMRTPGHDFELAAGFLFTEGIVSAGTDVRSVRYCDVPREEQQYNVVTVDLRRAYDPELLQRNFYTTSSCGVCGKASLDSISVRCAPVADGPEVAESVVVALPDRLREAQRVFDRTGGLHAAGLFDTDGTLLELREDVGRHNAVDKLVGRALLAGELPLSERVLMVSGRLSFEIVQKAAVAGIPIVCAVSAPSSLAVDAGRRFGMTLVGFLRGSRFNIYTRAERITAA; encoded by the coding sequence GTGAGCGCTCCCGCCCGCGCCGGCAACGTCACCCGCACCCGCCTGACCGCGGTCGAGCTGGGCGACGGCCGTCGCCGCACGGCCGATGCGCTCGCCACCGAGGAGCCGCTCGAGATCCGGGTCGACTCGCCCGGCATGGAGCAGCGCCGGGTCGCCGTGACGATGCGCACGCCGGGGCACGACTTCGAGCTTGCGGCCGGGTTCCTCTTCACCGAGGGCATCGTCTCCGCCGGGACCGACGTGCGCAGCGTGCGCTACTGCGACGTGCCCCGCGAGGAGCAGCAGTACAACGTCGTCACCGTCGACCTGCGCCGCGCGTATGACCCCGAGCTGCTCCAGCGCAACTTCTACACGACGTCCAGCTGCGGCGTCTGCGGCAAGGCGTCGCTCGACTCGATCTCGGTGCGGTGCGCGCCGGTAGCGGACGGGCCGGAGGTGGCGGAGTCGGTCGTCGTGGCACTGCCCGACCGGCTGCGGGAGGCTCAGCGGGTGTTCGACCGCACGGGCGGGCTGCACGCCGCCGGCCTCTTCGACACGGACGGGACGCTGCTCGAGCTGCGCGAAGACGTCGGCCGCCACAACGCCGTCGACAAGCTGGTCGGCCGCGCCCTCCTGGCCGGGGAGCTGCCGCTGTCGGAGCGGGTGCTGATGGTCTCCGGCCGGCTCAGCTTCGAGATCGTGCAGAAGGCGGCCGTCGCCGGAATCCCGATCGTCTGCGCGGTCTCGGCGCCGTCGAGCCTCGCCGTCGACGCGGGCCGCCGCTTCGGGATGACCCTGGTCGGCTTCCTGCGCGGCAGCCGCTTCAACATCTACACCAGGGCCGAGCGCATCACCGCTGCATAA
- a CDS encoding RDD family protein codes for MFDRAPVGVGPRAVAFLLDLAFVVLIIVTVWGLAGGVNQTAENNTSLTDPNTAASLVIAAALLVYFGGLESAWHGSTVGKRLVGLRVAMLDGSPLTGRAVFMRTVGRFFDCSLFSPIVAAVFVWASPHNQRLGDRWGGTIVIRTGRRLF; via the coding sequence ATGTTCGACCGCGCCCCCGTAGGCGTCGGCCCACGGGCCGTCGCCTTCCTGCTCGACCTCGCGTTCGTGGTGCTGATCATCGTGACCGTCTGGGGCCTCGCCGGAGGCGTGAACCAGACCGCCGAGAACAACACCAGCCTGACCGACCCGAACACGGCCGCGAGCCTCGTCATCGCGGCCGCCCTGCTGGTCTACTTCGGCGGCCTCGAGAGCGCCTGGCACGGATCGACGGTCGGCAAGCGCCTGGTCGGCCTGCGCGTGGCGATGCTCGACGGCAGCCCGCTGACCGGCCGGGCCGTGTTCATGCGCACCGTGGGACGGTTCTTCGACTGCTCCCTGTTCTCGCCGATCGTGGCGGCCGTCTTCGTGTGGGCCTCGCCGCACAACCAGCGCCTGGGCGACCGCTGGGGCGGGACGATCGTCATCCGCACGGGACGGCGCCTGTTCTGA
- a CDS encoding ferredoxin, whose protein sequence is MKVTVDEQTCDHHGQCMIACPEVFNLVSPEKLEYVAEPDESLRDCVEEAESACPTLSIMIED, encoded by the coding sequence ATGAAAGTCACCGTCGACGAGCAGACCTGCGATCACCACGGCCAGTGCATGATCGCGTGCCCGGAGGTCTTCAACCTCGTCTCGCCGGAGAAGCTCGAGTACGTCGCCGAGCCGGACGAGAGCCTGCGCGACTGCGTCGAGGAGGCCGAATCCGCCTGCCCGACGCTCTCGATCATGATCGAGGACTGA
- a CDS encoding cupin domain-containing protein yields MTGPLEIDWDARDFSELRPGIRGSTIVSADLTVSMYRYAAGSRWEEHTHPEDQLTAVLSGEIVFRSDGAELRLGPGRQVLIPGGVPHSAEAGPAGVVTLNVWPPRT; encoded by the coding sequence GTGACGGGGCCGCTCGAGATCGACTGGGACGCGCGCGACTTCTCGGAGCTGCGGCCCGGCATCCGCGGCTCGACGATCGTCTCGGCCGACCTGACCGTCTCGATGTACCGCTACGCCGCCGGCTCGCGCTGGGAGGAGCACACGCATCCCGAGGACCAGCTCACGGCCGTCCTCTCCGGCGAGATCGTCTTCCGCTCGGACGGCGCCGAGCTGCGCCTCGGTCCCGGCCGGCAGGTGCTGATCCCCGGCGGCGTGCCGCACTCCGCCGAGGCCGGCCCCGCCGGGGTCGTGACGCTGAACGTCTGGCCCCCGCGCACCTGA
- a CDS encoding NAD(P)H-dependent oxidoreductase subunit E translates to MDLRIHDQTATPVERQAVDAVLGEPDSGWVGAVRSKEDGHFAIGGHAARSRRHLLLPVLHAVQARVGWISPGALGYICRRLTIPPAEAYGVASFYALFALEPRPPIVAHVCTDIACMCRGSQMLVAELERTVGPAGEHPGNGHAIWLESPCLGLCERAPAVLVTEAGEDPSERSVAPASAEDVAGALAGRLPERMATEPVAQQGGPDVRLMRRFGVVDPESLDSYRSQGGYDALRQAFALGPAGVIREVSDSKLLGRGGAAFPTGRKWEAVARQPVRPHYLICNADESEPGTFKDRFVFEQDPFSLIEAMTIAAYATGCEHGYVYLRGEYPLAWERFVNAVTLARRHGFLGEDIMGQGMRFDIELRKGAGAYICGEETALFNSIEGFRGEPRNKPPFPVDAGLFQKPTVINNVETLVNVLDIVLEGGRAFAERGTAGSTGMRLFCLSGCVERPGLYEAPFGVTLREVLDMAGGVRAGHELRSVLLGGAAGAFVGPDMLDLELSFEATREAGVTLGSGVIMVFDETVPLAPVLLRIAGFFRDESCGQCVPCRVGTVRQQEALLRLVNDRPRGSVEDELALLDEIARGMRDASICGLGQTAANAIESALRGLRPFRTEAVS, encoded by the coding sequence GTGGACCTCCGGATCCACGATCAGACGGCGACCCCGGTCGAGCGCCAGGCGGTCGACGCGGTGCTCGGCGAGCCCGATTCGGGCTGGGTCGGCGCGGTGCGGTCGAAGGAGGACGGGCACTTCGCCATCGGCGGCCATGCCGCCCGCAGCCGGCGCCACCTGCTGCTGCCCGTGCTGCACGCGGTGCAGGCGCGGGTCGGCTGGATCAGCCCCGGCGCGCTCGGCTACATCTGCCGCCGGCTGACCATCCCGCCGGCCGAGGCCTACGGCGTCGCCAGCTTCTACGCCCTCTTCGCGCTCGAGCCGCGGCCGCCGATCGTCGCCCACGTCTGCACCGACATCGCCTGCATGTGCCGCGGCAGCCAGATGCTCGTCGCCGAGCTCGAGCGCACCGTCGGCCCGGCCGGCGAGCATCCTGGCAACGGCCACGCCATCTGGCTCGAGAGCCCGTGCCTCGGCCTGTGCGAGCGGGCGCCGGCGGTGCTCGTGACCGAGGCGGGCGAGGATCCGTCCGAGCGCTCGGTCGCCCCGGCGAGCGCCGAAGACGTGGCGGGCGCCCTGGCCGGCCGCCTGCCCGAGCGGATGGCGACGGAGCCGGTCGCCCAGCAGGGCGGCCCCGACGTGCGGCTGATGCGCCGGTTCGGCGTCGTCGACCCGGAGAGCCTCGACAGCTACCGCTCCCAGGGCGGCTACGACGCGCTGCGGCAGGCGTTCGCGCTCGGGCCCGCAGGCGTGATCCGCGAGGTGTCCGACTCGAAGCTGCTCGGGCGCGGCGGCGCCGCCTTCCCGACCGGCCGCAAGTGGGAGGCCGTCGCCCGCCAGCCCGTCCGGCCGCACTACCTGATCTGCAACGCCGACGAGTCGGAGCCCGGCACGTTCAAGGACCGCTTCGTCTTCGAGCAGGACCCGTTCAGCCTGATCGAGGCGATGACCATCGCCGCGTATGCGACGGGCTGCGAGCACGGCTACGTCTACCTGCGCGGCGAGTATCCGCTCGCCTGGGAGCGGTTCGTGAACGCGGTCACGCTCGCCCGCCGGCACGGCTTCCTCGGCGAGGACATCATGGGCCAGGGCATGCGCTTCGACATCGAGCTGCGCAAGGGCGCCGGCGCCTACATCTGCGGCGAGGAGACGGCCCTCTTCAACTCGATCGAGGGCTTCCGCGGCGAGCCGCGCAACAAGCCGCCGTTCCCCGTCGACGCCGGCCTGTTCCAAAAGCCGACCGTCATCAACAACGTCGAGACGCTCGTGAACGTGCTCGACATCGTCCTCGAGGGCGGCCGCGCGTTCGCCGAGCGCGGCACCGCGGGCTCGACCGGGATGCGGCTCTTCTGCCTGTCCGGGTGCGTCGAGCGGCCGGGCCTCTACGAGGCGCCGTTCGGCGTGACGCTGCGTGAGGTGCTCGACATGGCCGGCGGCGTCCGCGCCGGGCACGAGCTGCGGTCGGTGCTGCTCGGCGGCGCCGCGGGCGCCTTCGTCGGCCCCGACATGCTCGACCTCGAGCTCTCCTTCGAGGCCACCCGCGAGGCCGGCGTGACGCTGGGCAGCGGCGTGATCATGGTCTTCGACGAGACGGTGCCTCTGGCACCCGTTCTGCTGCGCATCGCCGGCTTCTTCCGGGACGAGTCGTGCGGCCAGTGCGTACCCTGCCGGGTCGGGACGGTGCGCCAGCAGGAGGCGCTCCTGCGGCTCGTGAACGACCGCCCGCGCGGCTCCGTCGAGGACGAGCTCGCCCTGCTCGACGAGATCGCCCGGGGCATGCGCGACGCCTCGATCTGCGGCCTCGGCCAGACGGCCGCAAACGCCATCGAGTCTGCCCTGCGCGGCCTGCGGCCGTTCCGCACGGAGGCGGTGTCATGA
- a CDS encoding molybdopterin-dependent oxidoreductase, which yields MAKTLTRLTEPMVRDNGVLRPATWDEALDRAAAGISAAVAAKGPNALGIFSCSKASNEVNFVAQKFARVAVGTNNIDSCNRTUHAPSVVGLATVFGAGGGTSSYREVEETDLVILWGSNARETHPIFFHHVLKAVHNGARLFVVDPRRTVSAQWADGWLGIDVGTDIALANTVAREIIHSGLHNREFIERATTGFEEFAASVEEWTLERGEQETGVPAAVIRELALAYARADRAILCWTLGITEHHNAVDNVFSLINLALLCGHVGRYGSGLNPLRGQNNVQGGGDMGAIPNKLPGFQDIERDADAREKFRQAWGVEINPQYGWHLTQMFAAMERGELTAAYVIGENPAQSEADAKHTHELLEGLECLVVQDIFMTRTAQMADVVLPASASWCEAEGTVTNSERRVQRVRKAIEPPEGARDDIEIICQIARRMGHDWTYPSVEAVWDELRSLSPMHAGMSYARLEELGGIPWPCTSEDDPGAQFLHGRLWENPISGPPAPFFVCEHELPVDRLTDEFPIRLTTGRRLDSYNTGVQSNGFSSPLRRSESLDLSPEDCEQLGVEEGERVQITSRRGTVIAPVRIDPTLRPGLAFMTFHFPDDVQTNILTIEATDPKSGTAEFKASAIRVEKLPLPQTDAAPGQVALPAR from the coding sequence ATGGCAAAGACCCTCACACGGCTCACGGAGCCCATGGTGCGCGACAACGGCGTGCTGCGGCCGGCGACGTGGGACGAGGCGCTCGACCGGGCCGCCGCCGGCATCAGCGCGGCGGTCGCCGCGAAGGGGCCGAACGCGCTCGGGATCTTCTCGTGCTCGAAGGCCTCGAACGAGGTCAACTTCGTCGCGCAGAAGTTCGCCCGCGTGGCTGTCGGCACGAACAACATCGACAGCTGCAACCGCACCTGACACGCTCCCAGCGTCGTCGGTCTGGCGACAGTGTTCGGAGCGGGCGGAGGCACCAGCTCGTACCGTGAGGTCGAGGAGACCGACCTCGTCATCCTGTGGGGATCGAATGCCCGCGAGACGCACCCGATCTTCTTCCACCACGTCCTGAAGGCGGTGCACAACGGCGCGCGCCTGTTCGTGGTCGACCCGCGCCGCACCGTCTCGGCCCAGTGGGCCGACGGCTGGCTGGGGATCGACGTCGGCACCGACATCGCCCTCGCGAACACCGTCGCGCGCGAGATCATCCACTCGGGCCTCCACAACCGCGAGTTCATCGAGCGGGCGACCACCGGGTTCGAGGAGTTCGCGGCCTCCGTCGAGGAGTGGACGCTCGAGCGCGGCGAGCAGGAGACGGGCGTCCCCGCCGCCGTCATCCGCGAGCTGGCGCTGGCCTACGCGCGTGCCGACCGGGCCATCCTGTGCTGGACGCTCGGCATCACCGAGCATCACAACGCGGTCGACAACGTCTTCTCGCTGATCAACCTGGCCCTGCTGTGCGGCCACGTCGGCCGCTACGGCTCGGGCCTGAATCCGCTGCGCGGACAGAACAACGTCCAGGGCGGCGGCGACATGGGCGCAATCCCGAACAAGCTGCCCGGCTTCCAGGACATCGAGCGCGACGCCGACGCCCGCGAGAAGTTTCGTCAGGCCTGGGGGGTGGAGATCAACCCGCAGTACGGCTGGCACCTGACCCAGATGTTCGCGGCGATGGAGCGTGGCGAGCTGACCGCCGCCTACGTGATCGGCGAGAACCCGGCCCAGTCCGAGGCCGACGCGAAGCACACGCACGAGCTGCTCGAGGGCCTCGAGTGCCTCGTCGTCCAGGACATCTTCATGACCCGCACGGCCCAGATGGCCGACGTCGTCCTGCCCGCCTCGGCCAGCTGGTGCGAGGCCGAGGGCACCGTCACGAACAGCGAGCGGCGGGTGCAGCGCGTGCGCAAGGCGATCGAGCCGCCGGAGGGCGCCCGCGACGACATCGAGATCATCTGCCAGATCGCCCGGCGCATGGGCCACGACTGGACCTACCCGTCGGTCGAGGCGGTCTGGGACGAGCTGCGCAGCCTCTCGCCGATGCACGCGGGCATGAGCTACGCCCGGCTCGAGGAGCTCGGCGGCATCCCGTGGCCGTGCACGAGCGAGGACGATCCCGGCGCCCAGTTCCTGCACGGGCGGCTGTGGGAGAACCCGATCTCCGGCCCGCCGGCGCCGTTCTTCGTCTGCGAGCATGAGCTCCCGGTCGACCGGCTCACCGACGAGTTCCCGATCCGGCTCACGACCGGCCGCCGGCTCGACTCCTACAACACCGGCGTGCAGTCCAACGGCTTCTCGTCGCCGCTGCGGCGCTCCGAGAGCCTCGACCTCTCGCCGGAGGACTGCGAGCAGCTCGGCGTCGAGGAGGGTGAGCGCGTCCAGATCACCTCGCGGCGCGGTACGGTCATCGCCCCGGTGCGGATCGACCCGACGCTGCGGCCGGGACTCGCGTTCATGACGTTCCACTTCCCGGACGACGTGCAGACGAACATCCTCACGATCGAGGCGACCGATCCGAAGTCGGGCACCGCCGAGTTCAAGGCGAGCGCGATCCGGGTCGAGAAGCTGCCCCTGCCCCAGACCGACGCAGCCCCCGGCCAGGTGGCGCTCCCCGCCCGGTAG
- a CDS encoding helix-turn-helix domain-containing protein produces MPVMVDGIEYLTADEAAAALGVKRETLYAYASRGRLRSYRRGTGRSRLYRADEIRGLTQIQADRPPDYLVDASTWMDGHS; encoded by the coding sequence ATGCCCGTGATGGTGGACGGCATCGAGTACCTGACCGCCGACGAGGCGGCCGCGGCGCTCGGCGTGAAGCGCGAGACCCTCTACGCGTACGCCTCGCGGGGACGGCTGCGCTCCTACCGCCGCGGCACCGGCCGGTCGCGGCTCTACCGGGCCGACGAGATCCGCGGGCTCACGCAGATCCAGGCCGACCGGCCGCCGGACTACCTGGTGGACGCCTCAACCTGGATGGACGGCCACTCCTGA
- a CDS encoding 2Fe-2S iron-sulfur cluster-binding protein, which translates to MSAVPVTLRRSVELEIDGEAVRAREGETILDACRRSGLDIPTLCFGETLTPVNACRVCMVEVEGSRVLVPSCARKVEDGMKIKTASERVRHARKMVLEFLGSSVDLSTTARAEEWMSEYDARPERYGPPAPPAKDGERDHAQAGHHHAGDGQTAATVAQPVKVDNELYIRDYSKCILCYKCVEGCGSDWQNTFAIAVAGRGFDTRIATEYAVPLPGSACVYCGNCIAVCPTGALMFKSEHDHREAGTWDESKQTQTDTICPYCGVGCNLTLHVQDNTIVKVTSPLDHDVTSGNLCIKGRFGFQHVQSRAPQP; encoded by the coding sequence ATGAGCGCCGTCCCGGTCACGCTGCGGCGCTCGGTCGAGCTCGAGATCGACGGCGAGGCGGTGCGCGCGCGCGAGGGCGAGACGATCCTCGACGCGTGCCGCCGCTCAGGGCTCGACATCCCGACGCTCTGCTTCGGCGAGACGCTCACGCCCGTGAACGCGTGCCGCGTGTGCATGGTCGAGGTCGAGGGCTCACGCGTGCTCGTGCCGTCGTGCGCGCGCAAGGTCGAGGACGGGATGAAGATCAAGACGGCGTCCGAGCGCGTCCGCCACGCCCGCAAGATGGTGCTCGAGTTCCTCGGCTCGTCGGTCGACCTCTCCACCACCGCGCGCGCGGAAGAGTGGATGTCCGAGTACGACGCGAGGCCGGAGCGCTACGGCCCGCCGGCGCCGCCCGCGAAGGACGGCGAGCGCGACCACGCCCAGGCCGGCCATCACCACGCCGGCGACGGCCAGACCGCGGCGACCGTCGCGCAGCCGGTGAAGGTCGACAACGAGCTCTACATTCGCGACTACTCGAAGTGCATCCTCTGCTACAAGTGCGTCGAGGGCTGCGGCTCGGACTGGCAGAACACGTTCGCCATCGCGGTCGCCGGGCGCGGGTTCGACACCCGCATCGCCACCGAGTACGCCGTGCCGCTCCCCGGCTCGGCGTGCGTCTACTGCGGCAACTGCATTGCGGTCTGCCCGACGGGCGCGCTCATGTTCAAGAGCGAGCACGACCACCGCGAGGCCGGCACGTGGGACGAGTCGAAGCAGACGCAGACCGACACGATCTGCCCCTACTGCGGCGTCGGCTGCAACCTGACGCTGCACGTCCAGGACAACACGATCGTCAAGGTCACCTCGCCGCTCGACCACGACGTCACGAGCGGCAACCTCTGCATCAAGGGCCGGTTCGGCTTCCAGCACGTCCAGAGCCGCGCACCCCAGCCCTGA